GGTTGCTGACGAGATTGCCAGTCTAATTAACGAAGACGAACTAGCTCAAATTGAAGCAGCAGCATCTGGTGAGTCCGAATTTAAGTTAACTGATAAGACTTCCTTACAGCAAGCGCTTTTAGCTGATTTACAGCATCCGAACTGGAAACATCGACTTAAGGCGCTGCAACAACTTGAAGTGACCCCTGAAACGTTTTCTCAGGTCGTGGCTGCACTTGAGGACGAGCAAAGTACAATTCGTCGCTGGGCGGCAGCACTTCTTGGTGGTAGTGGCATGGTTACTGCGGTAGAACCGCTTTGTCGCGTTGTCCTGACAGACTCGTCTGCTATAGTGCGTCGCACAGCAGGTGATGCTTTAAGCGATTTAGGGGACATCAAGGCAATGTCAACAATGTGTCAAGCGTTGGCAGATACTTCAAAACTGGTTCGTTGGAGAGCAGCTCGATTTTTGAATGAGATGGGCGATCGCAGTGCTGTTGCTGCCTTACACCGTGGAATTGAACGCGAAGTTGAATTTGATGTTCGGATCGAAATGATAGCAGCGTTGGAGCGAATTGAAGGCGGTGGTGAAACTCAAGTGCCAATGTGGCAGCGAATTACTCAAGGAGTAACAGAATAGTTTACATCAACAACCAAGTGCACACTACTCAGACTGCGGTGAGTTTAATGCTTGACTTGGTTTGTTTTTATCCAATTCACTTTGGGCTAATGCATGCATGACCTTTGAAATTTGAAAGCGATCGTTACGAGATCGCACCTTATCGTAAATTAATGACAGATGCGCTGCAATTTTAAAATAAGTCTGCCTAAGCTTCTGTTAAAGTTTGATGATTGAAGTACAGAGAAGGTAAATTTAACAACAACCCTGCAAAATCTGGTAGAGTTGGTGCGCTGCACTGCATTCCAGTTATTGCCAAAGATAACTATGACACCGCCGATATGCCAACAACGGCTGGCTATGTCGGTTTAAAAGGGTCTATCCCTCCTAATGATGCTGTCATTTGGTATCCTTTGCACAACTACTCAAGCAATCTCTACAATCTTGCTGGCAGCTGTAACTAAGTCGAGCGCAATGACCTCTGGCTGTGGGTAAATCGCCAAGTAGCCTTTCTCCTGCTGGTTAATAAAGGCAGTCTTCAAACCAGCGCGCGCCGCACCAGCGATATCCCAAGCATGGGTAGCAACCATCCAAGTAGCAATTGCTGTATTAGGTTTGACTAAGTTGTAAACATCGAGGTGCGGCTTTGTCTTTTCAACTGCATCGCAAGAGAAGATACTGTCAAAGTAGTCTATAGCGTTGGCACGTTCTAGTAATTGGCGCGTCGAGTTTTCGCTTCCGTTAGTCAGAGCAACTAGCCGCCAGCCTGCATCGTTTAATATCTTAAAGGCTTCGAGTGCTTCTGGCTGCAAATCAAGTTCAGCAAAAGATTCTATGATAGATGCTAATTGCGTTGTAGCTAAATCAACGCCTAACATCTGCATTGTTCGAGGTAATTCAGCTTCCAGCACCTGCTTGAGCGGCTTGTATCCTCCAGCATGAGAGAGCGCAAAAGCATCGCGCAATGTTTGGGCAAACCAAAGGTCGAGCGCGTAGGTAGGCGCACCGAATTCTACTAGCTTAGCGCGTGGCTTGTCTAAACTAAAACAAGTGCCAATTATGTCAAATACGACAGTGTTTTTCATGATGTGTTTGAAGTGATCGCGATCCTCAAGCTATTCTGATGCGTGATGCTGCGCGTTTCCTCCTCATAAGGATTGAAAGCTGTAGTTCCTTAACGCTTTATTGTTGCAGGAGTTACGCAGTTGAACCAAAGGTAGGGTAAAACAAAAGAATGAACCCACCTAAGTACAACGAGTATGATTACATTAACTAACTGAATTGCAACGCAGAAAGCATATAGTGGCACGGAAGCTCAGGGAGTCCAACCCGAGTCCGACCCGCCAGCCCATGATGCCATTACCCGTTTGCTACATCGGATGGAGCCATCACCAGAGGTGCTATGGATAGAAGCACAGCAGCACGTTGGCTTAAACACGGGCATTTTGGTGATTGACGATTCCACCCTCGACAAGTTTTATGCCGAGAAGATGGAATTGGTGACACGGCACTGGTCTGGAAAGCATGGACGGGTGGTGCAAGGAATTAACCTAATTACCCTGTTGTGGACCCAGGGCGATCGCCACATCCCCTTAGATTATAGGTTTTACGAGAAGTCAGTCGATAGGGCAACCAAGAATGACCATTTTCGCGCCATGCTACAAACAGCAAGGGCAAGAGGGTCTGCTCCTGAATGTGTAGTGTTTGATAGTTGGTACAGCAGTCTAGACAACCTCAAACTGATTCGCAGCTATAACTGGATTTGGTTGACGCGGCTCAAATGCAACCGTCATGTCAATCCTGACAACACAGGCAATCGTCCGTTAAGTGATGTAGATATTGCATCTACAGGTAGCGTGGTACATCTCAAGGGCTATGGTTTTATCAAAGTATTCAAGATTGTTACCCCAGACGGTGACATTGACTACTGGGCAACCAACAATTTGAGTCTAACTGAGTTACGGCGATTACAACTGGCTGAATTTGCTTGGGCAGTTGAGGAGTATCATCGAGGGCTAAAACAGTGTTGTGGGGCAGAGCAGGCGCAAGTACGCTCTTCTCGCGCACAGCGCAATCACATTGGCTTATCTATCCGAGCTTTTCTACGCTTAGAACTGTATTGGTTTGCCACAGGTATTAGCTGGTACGAAGCCAAACTGAGAATTGTCCGAGATGCTGTTCGGGCTTACCTTGCTGCTCCTCGCTTCTCTCTTAACCCAACTGCGTAACTCCTGATTTTATTGATACGCTCACAGAAGACTCAAATATGTCGAGTGGAAAGATTGATTCTCAGTAAATGTCCTTACTAAAAATTTACTGAAATACTGAACTTCCTAGTTTTCTCGGATTACAGTCATTTCAAACCTTGAACATCATGCGATATATCACGCGATATATTTA
This portion of the Gloeocapsopsis dulcis genome encodes:
- a CDS encoding virulence factor; translation: MQLLSIETTPSPSCIKLNLNEFVSAKALTLQQGVDQTDAPAFAQKLLAIEAVQSVFLFKDFITLTRKGNANWQPILAQAAQIVGVAEDADPKLLDRVSQPQEAAFSSTNAQQTSNLSHIEVAVQKFRGIPVQVRAIAADGQQARVALPERFNQALQRAVSATRANYVAERRWEPYHSPVGSPDEVAQLVADEIASLINEDELAQIEAAASGESEFKLTDKTSLQQALLADLQHPNWKHRLKALQQLEVTPETFSQVVAALEDEQSTIRRWAAALLGGSGMVTAVEPLCRVVLTDSSAIVRRTAGDALSDLGDIKAMSTMCQALADTSKLVRWRAARFLNEMGDRSAVAALHRGIEREVEFDVRIEMIAALERIEGGGETQVPMWQRITQGVTE
- a CDS encoding HAD family hydrolase — its product is MKNTVVFDIIGTCFSLDKPRAKLVEFGAPTYALDLWFAQTLRDAFALSHAGGYKPLKQVLEAELPRTMQMLGVDLATTQLASIIESFAELDLQPEALEAFKILNDAGWRLVALTNGSENSTRQLLERANAIDYFDSIFSCDAVEKTKPHLDVYNLVKPNTAIATWMVATHAWDIAGAARAGLKTAFINQQEKGYLAIYPQPEVIALDLVTAASKIVEIA